In a genomic window of Lactuca sativa chloroplast, complete genome:
- the petD gene encoding cytochrome b6/f complex subunit IV — protein sequence MPITKKPDLNDPVLRAKLAKGMGHNYYGEPAWPNDLLYIFPVVILGTIACNVGLAVLEPSMIGEPADPFATPLEILPEWYFFPVFQILRTVPNKLLGVLLMVSVPAGLLTVPFLENVNKFQNPFRRPVATTVFLIGTAVALWLGIGATLPIDKSLTLGLF from the coding sequence ATCCCAATAACAAAAAAACCTGACTTGAATGATCCTGTATTAAGAGCGAAATTGGCTAAAGGTATGGGTCATAATTATTACGGGGAGCCCGCATGGCCCAATGATCTTTTATATATTTTTCCGGTAGTAATTCTAGGTACTATTGCATGTAACGTAGGGTTAGCGGTTCTAGAACCATCAATGATTGGTGAACCGGCAGATCCATTTGCAACTCCTTTGGAAATATTACCCGAATGGTATTTCTTTCCCGTATTTCAAATACTTCGTACAGTACCCAATAAATTATTGGGTGTTCTTTTAATGGTTTCAGTACCTGCGGGATTATTAACAGTACCTTTTTTAGAGAATGTTAATAAATTCCAAAATCCATTTCGTCGTCCAGTAGCGACAACCGTATTTTTGATTGGTACCGCAGTGGCCCTTTGGTTGGGTATTGGTGCAACATTACCTATTGATAAATCCCTAACTTTAGGTCTTTTTTAA
- the rpoA gene encoding RNA polymerase alpha subunit — protein MVREKITVSTRTLQWKCVESAADSKRLLYGRFILSPLMKGQADTIGIAMRRALLGEIEGTCITRAKSEKISHEYSTIMGIQESVHEILMNLKEIVLRSNLYGTCEASICVRGPGYVTAQDIILPPYVEILDNTQHIASLTEPIELVIGLQIEKNRGYLIKAPNTFQDGSYPIDPVFMPVRNANHSIHSYENGNKEILFLEIWTNGSLTPKEALYEASRNLIDLLIPFLHTKEENLNLEGNQHMVPLPPFTFYDKLAKLTKNKKKMALKSIFIDQSELPPRIYNCLKRSNIYTLLDLLNNSQEDLMKMEHFRIEDVKQILGILEKNFVIDLPKNKF, from the coding sequence ATGGTTCGAGAGAAAATAACAGTATCTACTCGGACACTACAGTGGAAGTGTGTTGAATCAGCAGCAGACAGTAAGCGTCTTCTTTATGGGCGCTTTATTCTGTCTCCGCTTATGAAAGGTCAAGCAGACACAATAGGCATTGCTATGCGAAGAGCTTTGCTTGGAGAAATCGAAGGAACATGTATCACACGCGCAAAATCTGAGAAAATATCACACGAATATTCTACCATAATGGGTATTCAAGAATCAGTACATGAAATTTTAATGAATTTAAAAGAAATCGTATTGAGAAGTAATCTCTATGGAACTTGTGAGGCGTCTATTTGTGTCAGGGGCCCCGGATATGTAACTGCTCAAGATATCATCTTACCGCCTTATGTAGAAATCCTCGATAATACACAGCATATAGCTAGCTTGACGGAACCCATTGAGTTGGTTATTGGATTACAGATAGAGAAGAATCGCGGATATCTTATAAAAGCGCCAAATACCTTTCAAGATGGAAGTTATCCTATAGATCCTGTATTCATGCCTGTTCGAAATGCGAATCATAGTATTCATTCTTATGAAAATGGTAACAAAGAGATACTATTTCTCGAAATATGGACAAATGGAAGTTTAACTCCTAAAGAAGCACTTTATGAAGCCTCCCGGAATTTGATTGATTTATTGATTCCCTTTTTACATACCAAAGAAGAAAATTTAAATTTAGAGGGCAATCAACACATGGTTCCTTTACCCCCTTTTACCTTTTATGATAAATTGGCTAAACTAACAAAAAATAAAAAAAAAATGGCGTTGAAATCGATTTTTATTGACCAATCAGAATTGCCTCCCAGGATCTATAATTGCCTCAAAAGGTCCAATATATATACATTGTTGGACCTTTTGAATAACAGTCAAGAAGATCTTATGAAAATGGAACATTTTCGCATAGAAGATGTCAAACAAATTTTAGGCATTCTAGAAAAAAATTTCGTAATTGATTTACCGAAAAATAAGTTTTAA
- the rps11 gene encoding ribosomal protein S11, which translates to MAKAIPKKGSRGRIGSRKSTRKIPKGVIHIQASFNNTIVTVTDVRGRVVSWSSAGTSGFRGTKRGTPFAAQTAAGHAIRAVVDQGMQRAEVMIKGPGLGRDAALRAIRRSGILLTFVRDVTPMPHNGCRPPKKRRV; encoded by the coding sequence ATGGCAAAAGCTATACCGAAAAAAGGTTCACGTGGACGTATTGGTTCACGTAAGAGTACACGTAAAATACCAAAGGGGGTTATTCATATTCAAGCAAGTTTCAATAATACCATTGTGACTGTTACAGATGTACGGGGGCGAGTGGTTTCTTGGTCCTCTGCCGGTACTTCTGGCTTCCGAGGTACAAAAAGAGGGACGCCATTTGCTGCTCAAACCGCAGCAGGACATGCTATTCGTGCAGTAGTAGATCAAGGTATGCAACGAGCAGAAGTCATGATTAAAGGTCCCGGTCTCGGAAGAGACGCAGCATTACGAGCTATTCGCAGAAGTGGTATACTATTAACTTTCGTACGGGATGTAACCCCTATGCCACATAATGGCTGTAGACCCCCGAAAAAAAGACGTGTGTAG
- the rpl36 gene encoding ribosomal protein L36 has protein sequence MKIRASVRKICEKCRLIRRRGRIRVICSNPRHKQRQG, from the coding sequence ATGAAAATAAGAGCTTCTGTTCGTAAAATTTGTGAAAAATGTCGATTAATCCGTCGTCGGGGACGAATTAGAGTAATTTGTTCCAACCCAAGACATAAACAAAGACAAGGATAA
- the infA gene encoding translation initiation factor 1, producing MKEQKWIHEGLITESLPNGMFRVRLDNEDMILGYVSGKIRRSFIRILPGDRVKIEVSRYDSTRGRIIYRLRNKDSKD from the coding sequence ATGAAAGAACAAAAATGGATTCATGAAGGTTTAATTACTGAATCGCTTCCCAACGGCATGTTCCGGGTTCGTTTAGATAATGAAGATATGATTCTAGGTTATGTTTCAGGAAAGATCCGACGTAGTTTTATACGGATACTGCCAGGAGATAGAGTCAAAATTGAAGTAAGTCGTTATGATTCAACCAGAGGTCGTATAATTTATCGACTCCGAAACAAAGATTCGAAAGATTAG
- the rps8 gene encoding ribosomal protein S8 has protein sequence MGSDTIADIITSIRNADMYRKSVVRVASTNISQSIVKILLREGFIENVRKHRENNKSFLVLTLRHRRNRKRTYRNLLNLKRISRPGLRIYSNYQRIPRILGGMGIVILSTSQGIMTDREARLERIGGEILCYIW, from the coding sequence ATGGGTAGTGATACTATTGCTGACATAATAACCTCTATACGAAATGCCGATATGTATAGAAAAAGCGTGGTTCGAGTAGCATCTACTAATATCAGCCAAAGTATTGTTAAAATACTTTTACGAGAGGGTTTTATCGAAAACGTGAGAAAACATCGAGAAAACAACAAATCTTTTTTGGTTTTAACCCTACGACATAGACGGAATAGGAAAAGGACTTATAGAAATCTTTTAAATTTAAAACGGATCAGTCGGCCGGGTCTACGAATCTATTCTAACTATCAAAGAATTCCTAGAATTTTAGGTGGGATGGGGATTGTAATTCTTTCTACCTCTCAGGGTATAATGACAGACCGAGAGGCTCGACTAGAAAGAATAGGCGGAGAAATTTTGTGTTATATATGGTAA
- the rpl14 gene encoding ribosomal protein L14, protein MIQPQTHLNVADNSGARELMCIRIIGASNRRYAHIGDVIVAVIKDAVPNMPLERSEVVRAVIVRTCKELKRDNGMIIRYDDNAAVVIDQEGNPKGTRVFGAIARELRQFNFTKIVSLAPEVL, encoded by the coding sequence ATGATTCAACCTCAGACCCATTTGAATGTAGCAGATAACAGCGGGGCTCGAGAATTGATGTGTATTCGAATCATAGGAGCTAGCAATCGCCGATATGCTCATATTGGTGACGTTATTGTTGCTGTGATCAAAGACGCAGTTCCAAACATGCCTCTAGAAAGATCAGAAGTGGTCAGAGCTGTAATTGTCCGTACTTGTAAAGAACTTAAACGTGACAACGGTATGATAATACGATATGATGACAATGCCGCAGTTGTGATTGATCAAGAAGGAAATCCAAAAGGAACGCGAGTTTTTGGTGCGATTGCCCGAGAATTGAGACAGTTCAATTTTACTAAAATAGTTTCATTAGCCCCTGAGGTATTATAG